One Caulobacter segnis genomic window carries:
- a CDS encoding phage tail assembly chaperone, whose product MTAWAEPLRLAARLGIGPEAFWRLSLAEWRALTEVAPTPVPSRADLAALIARYPDEETIP is encoded by the coding sequence ATGACCGCCTGGGCCGAACCGCTGCGCCTGGCCGCGCGGCTGGGGATCGGGCCCGAGGCGTTCTGGCGGCTGTCCCTGGCTGAGTGGCGGGCCCTGACCGAGGTTGCGCCGACGCCGGTTCCCTCGCGCGCCGACCTGGCCGCCCTGATCGCCCGCTATCCCGACGAGGAGACGATCCCATGA
- a CDS encoding aldehyde dehydrogenase (NADP(+)) has translation MHLTGELLIGGESRKGGNGEIKGVNPATGEILEPAFGGATKADVEAAAALAHEAFASYRALSYETRATFLEAIAEHIEAIGDDLIVRVMAETGLPRPRLEGERGRTTGQLRLFASVLRDGGFLDARVDPALPDRKPLPRPDLRLRNVPLGPVAVFGASNFPLAFSVAGGDTASALAAGCPVIVKAHPAHPGTSELVGRAIQAAVASVGLHPGVFSMIHDSGYEVSQALVADPRVKAAGFTGSRRGGLALLAIAQGRPEPIPLYAEMSSINPAILLPEALKARGEKIAPDFVAALTLGAGQFCTNPGLILAIDGPELDAFVAAAGQAVEAAPAAVMLTPGICKAFAHGVAALSEASEVTTVARGVPGPDGSHTGRAALFSVAAKAFLANPHLHEEVFGAASVVVRAADQAELAQVIDALEGQLTIAIHLDAGDHALAGALLPALELKAGRILVNGFGTGVEVANAMVHGGPFPSTSDGRTTSVGTLAIARFLRPVSYQNLPEALLPAELKTDNPLGIARRVDGKVKIG, from the coding sequence GTGCATCTGACGGGCGAGCTTCTGATCGGCGGCGAGAGCCGCAAGGGCGGCAACGGCGAGATCAAGGGGGTCAACCCCGCGACCGGCGAGATCCTGGAACCCGCGTTCGGCGGCGCGACCAAGGCCGATGTCGAGGCCGCCGCCGCGCTGGCCCATGAGGCCTTCGCCAGCTACCGCGCCCTCTCGTACGAGACCCGCGCGACGTTCCTGGAAGCCATCGCCGAGCACATCGAGGCGATCGGCGACGACCTGATCGTCCGGGTGATGGCTGAGACCGGCCTGCCCCGCCCCCGCCTGGAAGGCGAGCGCGGCCGCACCACCGGCCAGCTGCGCCTGTTCGCCAGCGTGCTGCGCGACGGCGGCTTCCTGGACGCCCGCGTCGACCCGGCCCTGCCCGACCGCAAGCCCCTGCCGCGTCCGGACCTGCGCCTGCGCAACGTGCCGCTGGGCCCGGTGGCCGTGTTCGGGGCGTCGAACTTCCCGCTGGCCTTCTCGGTGGCCGGCGGCGACACCGCCAGCGCCCTGGCGGCCGGCTGCCCGGTCATCGTCAAGGCGCATCCCGCACACCCCGGGACCTCGGAGCTGGTCGGCCGCGCCATCCAGGCCGCCGTCGCCTCGGTCGGCCTGCACCCGGGCGTGTTCTCGATGATCCACGACAGCGGCTACGAGGTCAGCCAAGCCCTGGTCGCCGATCCGCGCGTCAAGGCGGCCGGCTTCACCGGGTCGCGCCGCGGCGGCCTGGCCCTGCTGGCCATCGCCCAGGGCCGCCCCGAGCCGATCCCGCTCTATGCCGAGATGAGCAGCATCAATCCGGCGATCCTGCTGCCGGAAGCTCTGAAGGCGCGTGGCGAGAAGATCGCTCCGGACTTCGTGGCCGCCCTGACCCTGGGCGCGGGCCAGTTCTGCACCAATCCCGGCCTGATCCTGGCCATCGACGGCCCCGAGCTGGACGCCTTCGTCGCGGCCGCCGGCCAGGCGGTCGAGGCCGCCCCGGCCGCGGTCATGCTGACCCCCGGCATCTGCAAGGCCTTCGCGCATGGGGTCGCGGCCCTGAGCGAGGCCTCGGAAGTCACCACCGTGGCGCGCGGCGTCCCGGGTCCCGACGGCAGCCACACCGGCCGCGCGGCCCTGTTCAGCGTCGCGGCCAAGGCCTTCCTGGCCAATCCGCACCTGCACGAGGAGGTGTTCGGCGCCGCCTCGGTGGTGGTCCGCGCCGCCGACCAGGCCGAGCTGGCCCAGGTCATCGACGCCCTGGAAGGCCAGCTGACCATCGCCATCCACCTGGACGCCGGCGACCACGCCCTGGCCGGCGCCCTGCTGCCGGCGCTCGAGCTGAAGGCCGGCCGCATCCTGGTCAACGGCTTCGGCACCGGGGTGGAGGTGGCCAACGCCATGGTCCACGGCGGCCCGTTCCCCTCGACCAGCGACGGCCGCACGACCTCGGTCGGCACCCTGGCCATCGCCCGCTTCCTGCGCCCGGTCAGCTACCAGAACCTGCCCGAAGCCCTGCTGCCGGCCGAGCTGAAGACCGACAACCCGCTGGGCATCGCGCGGCGGGTCGATGGCAAGGTGAAGATCGGCTGA
- a CDS encoding head-tail connector protein has product MPQSLTLAEARAFLRVPDASEDAVLTILIDAAEARVASAAGVALTAVSPAPLRLAVLTLVAHAYEHRDAGEPALALVEPWLTPYRKARL; this is encoded by the coding sequence ATGCCCCAATCCCTCACCCTGGCCGAGGCCCGGGCGTTCCTGCGCGTGCCGGACGCCTCGGAGGACGCGGTCCTCACGATCCTGATCGACGCCGCCGAGGCCCGCGTGGCCAGCGCCGCCGGCGTCGCCCTGACAGCCGTCAGCCCGGCGCCGCTGCGCTTGGCCGTCCTGACCCTGGTCGCCCACGCCTACGAGCACCGGGACGCCGGAGAGCCCGCGCTGGCCCTCGTCGAGCCGTGGCTGACCCCCTATCGAAAGGCGCGGCTGTGA
- a CDS encoding phage major capsid protein — translation MKETKHAASPEARAALADVLTAFESFKAANDQRLAAIETKRADVLLEEKVGRIDEAVAQAQARLDRIMSDLRRPSLSADAPLAHVVDERKAAFDRYVKTGETASALLEAKGLSEGVATAGGYVAPPELERLILRRLAATSPMREICQVRTIGAGTFRKPVSPTGLAAAWVAETAARPETTAPTLDVIDFPAGELYASPAATQALLDDAYVSIDEWLAEEVQDAFAAQETTAFVTGDGVNKPKGVLAYTAAPDASYTWGQLGYLATGVAGGWTASNPTDKLIDLIYATKTQYRQNGRFVMNRRTVSAVRKFKDAQGNYIWNAALQPGQSASLLGFPVTEIEAMPDVAASSLSVAFGDFEKGYLIVDRAGVRVLRDPYSAKPHVLFYTTKRVGGGVQNFDAVKLLKFAAS, via the coding sequence ATGAAGGAAACCAAACACGCGGCCTCGCCCGAGGCCCGCGCGGCGCTGGCCGACGTCCTGACGGCGTTCGAGAGCTTCAAGGCCGCCAACGACCAGCGCCTGGCCGCTATCGAGACCAAGCGGGCCGACGTCCTGCTGGAAGAGAAGGTCGGCCGCATCGACGAGGCCGTCGCCCAGGCCCAGGCGCGGCTGGACCGGATCATGAGCGACCTGCGGCGGCCGTCCCTTTCGGCTGACGCGCCGCTGGCGCATGTCGTGGACGAGCGCAAGGCCGCCTTCGACCGCTATGTGAAGACCGGCGAGACGGCCTCCGCGCTGCTGGAAGCCAAGGGCCTGTCGGAGGGCGTGGCCACGGCCGGCGGCTATGTCGCCCCGCCGGAGCTGGAGCGGCTGATCCTGCGTCGCCTGGCGGCGACCAGCCCCATGCGCGAGATCTGCCAGGTGCGCACCATCGGCGCCGGGACCTTCCGCAAGCCGGTGTCGCCGACGGGCCTGGCCGCCGCCTGGGTGGCCGAGACCGCCGCGCGGCCCGAGACGACCGCCCCGACCCTGGACGTCATCGACTTCCCGGCCGGCGAGCTCTACGCCAGCCCGGCCGCCACCCAGGCCCTGCTGGACGACGCCTATGTCAGCATCGACGAATGGCTGGCCGAGGAGGTGCAGGACGCCTTCGCCGCCCAGGAGACCACAGCCTTCGTGACCGGCGACGGGGTCAACAAGCCCAAGGGCGTGCTGGCCTACACCGCCGCGCCGGACGCCAGCTACACCTGGGGGCAGCTCGGCTACCTGGCCACCGGCGTGGCCGGCGGCTGGACCGCCTCGAACCCGACCGACAAGCTCATCGACCTGATCTACGCGACCAAGACCCAGTACCGCCAGAACGGCCGCTTCGTGATGAACCGCCGCACGGTCAGCGCGGTGCGCAAGTTCAAGGACGCGCAGGGCAACTACATCTGGAACGCGGCCCTGCAGCCGGGCCAGTCGGCGTCCCTGCTGGGCTTCCCGGTCACCGAGATCGAGGCCATGCCCGACGTGGCGGCGAGCAGCCTGTCGGTGGCGTTCGGCGACTTCGAGAAGGGCTACCTGATCGTCGACCGCGCCGGCGTGCGGGTGCTGCGCGACCCGTACTCGGCCAAGCCGCACGTGCTGTTCTACACCACCAAGCGCGTCGGCGGCGGCGTGCAGAACTTCGACGCCGTGAAGCTGCTGAAGTTCGCGGCGAGCTAA
- a CDS encoding c-type cytochrome, whose product MSKIVLSAALAASLLAMPAIAQTPASGDTGGGIVRAQKPVTGEQVYGAVCQACHMADAKGGTGAGTIPALASNPKLAGAAYPIMVVTGGKGAMPGFVGTLSNAQMAEAITYVRTHFGNAYAKPVTEADVAKIAKPPAAASH is encoded by the coding sequence ATGAGCAAGATCGTTCTGTCCGCGGCGCTGGCCGCCTCGCTCCTGGCCATGCCCGCCATCGCCCAGACCCCGGCCAGCGGAGACACCGGCGGCGGCATCGTCCGCGCGCAGAAGCCCGTGACTGGCGAGCAGGTCTATGGCGCGGTCTGCCAGGCCTGCCACATGGCCGACGCCAAGGGCGGGACGGGGGCGGGGACCATTCCGGCCCTGGCGTCCAATCCCAAGCTGGCCGGCGCGGCCTATCCGATCATGGTGGTGACCGGCGGCAAGGGCGCCATGCCCGGCTTCGTCGGCACGCTGAGCAACGCCCAGATGGCCGAGGCGATCACCTATGTCCGGACGCACTTCGGCAATGCGTACGCCAAGCCGGTGACGGAGGCCGACGTGGCGAAGATCGCCAAGCCGCCGGCGGCGGCGAGTCACTGA
- a CDS encoding GTA-gp10 family protein has product MPPPNPARGEVAVTIAGAPRRLCLTLGALARIEAALGLSDWSQLPERIATLSAGELSAILAALLDGGGEDPAIAARATVPEAASALAAALAACA; this is encoded by the coding sequence ATGCCGCCCCCCAACCCCGCCCGCGGCGAGGTGGCCGTCACGATCGCCGGCGCGCCGCGGCGGCTGTGTCTGACCCTGGGCGCCCTGGCGCGGATCGAGGCGGCGCTGGGCCTCTCGGACTGGAGCCAGCTGCCCGAGCGCATCGCCACCCTGTCGGCCGGCGAGCTGTCGGCCATCCTGGCCGCCCTGCTGGACGGCGGCGGCGAGGATCCGGCGATCGCCGCCCGCGCCACGGTCCCCGAAGCCGCCAGCGCCCTGGCGGCCGCCCTGGCGGCCTGCGCATGA
- a CDS encoding bleomycin resistance protein — MTDQATPNLPSRDFEVTERFYVALGFERGSRDDGWMILQRGKLTLEFFPFPTLDPLVSNFSCCLRVDDLAGFHAVCKAAGVEEKTTGWPRLHPARESGPMVMASLIDPDGTLVRLIQN, encoded by the coding sequence ATGACCGACCAGGCCACGCCAAACCTGCCATCCCGCGACTTCGAGGTGACCGAACGCTTCTATGTCGCGCTCGGGTTCGAGCGAGGCTCCCGCGACGATGGCTGGATGATCCTGCAGCGCGGGAAACTGACGCTGGAGTTCTTCCCGTTCCCGACGCTGGACCCGTTGGTCAGCAACTTCAGCTGCTGCCTGCGCGTGGACGACCTGGCCGGCTTCCACGCGGTGTGCAAGGCGGCGGGCGTCGAGGAGAAGACCACCGGATGGCCCCGCCTGCACCCGGCCCGCGAGAGCGGTCCGATGGTCATGGCCTCCCTGATCGACCCGGACGGCACGCTGGTGCGGCTCATCCAGAACTGA
- a CDS encoding DUF805 domain-containing protein, producing the protein MDWKTLFLSPEGRIGRQAFWIGWLCLLGANVVLNAVPGLGHVVALALIYPSVCVHSKRLHDMGQTGWWQLLPWVLGPILVFGAIASVGVSALMTAINGGEPSAALFATIGGLLMSMFIAFAIWLAFTLWVGCSSGQAGDNQYGAPPTDTAAVAL; encoded by the coding sequence ATGGATTGGAAGACCCTGTTCCTGTCGCCCGAGGGCCGCATCGGCCGCCAGGCGTTCTGGATCGGCTGGCTTTGCCTGTTGGGCGCCAACGTGGTGCTGAACGCCGTCCCGGGTCTGGGCCATGTCGTGGCCTTGGCGCTGATCTATCCCAGCGTCTGCGTCCACTCCAAGCGCCTGCACGACATGGGACAGACCGGCTGGTGGCAGCTGCTGCCCTGGGTCCTGGGGCCCATCCTCGTGTTCGGGGCCATCGCCTCGGTGGGCGTCTCGGCCCTGATGACCGCCATCAACGGCGGCGAGCCCTCGGCGGCCCTGTTCGCCACCATCGGCGGCCTCCTGATGTCGATGTTCATCGCCTTCGCCATCTGGCTGGCCTTCACCCTGTGGGTCGGCTGCAGCAGCGGCCAGGCCGGCGACAACCAGTACGGCGCGCCGCCCACCGACACCGCCGCGGTGGCGCTCTAG
- a CDS encoding endonuclease domain-containing protein produces MSAPKTTVANARRLRKEMSKPELNLWRALRRGALDDHKFRRQHPIGPYVLDFFCSALRLAVEVDGYDHCVGSRPRRDLTRDQWLTAMGVRTLRIPAREVMASMDDTLSTIRDLIARLPPPDASHPPPP; encoded by the coding sequence ATGTCAGCGCCCAAGACGACCGTCGCCAACGCGCGGCGCCTCAGGAAGGAAATGTCCAAGCCGGAATTGAATCTGTGGCGCGCCCTCAGGCGCGGCGCACTCGATGATCACAAGTTTCGAAGACAGCACCCGATCGGGCCCTACGTGCTCGACTTCTTCTGCTCGGCGCTGAGGCTGGCCGTGGAGGTCGATGGCTACGATCATTGCGTCGGGTCGCGGCCTCGGCGAGACTTGACGCGTGACCAGTGGCTGACCGCCATGGGGGTGCGAACGCTGCGAATTCCGGCACGCGAAGTGATGGCCTCCATGGACGACACGCTCTCCACGATCCGAGACCTCATCGCTCGCTTGCCCCCTCCGGATGCTTCGCATCCTCCTCCCCCGTAG
- a CDS encoding ArsR/SmtB family transcription factor translates to MFQALADPARRSMVERLSRGPASVSELARPLDMSLPAVMQHLAMLEAGGIVASEKVGRVRTCRINPDVLSLAEQWINQRRTQWEQRLDRLGAFLAAEDEDTK, encoded by the coding sequence ATGTTCCAAGCCCTCGCGGACCCCGCGCGGCGGAGCATGGTCGAGCGGCTCTCCAGAGGTCCCGCCTCGGTGAGCGAACTGGCGCGGCCGCTGGACATGTCGCTGCCGGCGGTCATGCAGCACCTGGCCATGCTGGAGGCAGGCGGGATCGTGGCGTCGGAAAAGGTCGGCCGGGTGCGCACCTGCCGGATCAATCCCGACGTCCTGAGCCTCGCCGAACAATGGATCAACCAGAGGCGCACCCAGTGGGAGCAGCGCCTCGACAGGCTCGGCGCGTTCCTGGCGGCCGAGGACGAGGACACCAAATGA
- a CDS encoding DNA-packaging protein: MLASLISSSESGERIKLMAEATAGLEPLDQQRLLSAILADPLEHQQAPDYKSWTTWLMLGGRGAGKTFAGARWITWNALTYPALALVGPTLHDVREVMIEGPSGLKAMGGPLFRPRWEASRRRLVWPNGATAYAFSAEDPDSLRGPQFHAAWADEFCAWPKPAETLAMLRFGLRLGEDPRLVVTSTPRPLRALKALMAEPGVHVSRAGTVANAANLAPAFLRTLESLYGGTRLAAQELDGVIVESDGGLFRAEDLARCRAARPARLDRVVVAVDPPATATGDACGIVVVGRRDDRAFVLADETARGLSPAGWAAKAVAAARAWTADALVAEANQGGDMVRSVLAQADPPCRVKLVRASVGKRARAEPVAALYEQGRVLHCGAFVALEEELMALGSGELEHSPDRADALVWAVSELMLGVGRTPRLRAL; encoded by the coding sequence TTGCTCGCATCGCTGATCTCGTCGAGCGAAAGCGGCGAGCGGATCAAGCTGATGGCGGAAGCGACGGCGGGGCTGGAGCCGCTGGACCAGCAGCGCCTGCTCAGCGCGATCCTGGCTGACCCGCTCGAGCATCAGCAGGCGCCGGACTACAAGTCTTGGACCACTTGGCTGATGCTGGGCGGGCGCGGCGCGGGCAAGACCTTCGCCGGGGCGCGCTGGATCACTTGGAACGCCCTAACCTATCCGGCGCTGGCCCTGGTCGGGCCCACCCTGCACGACGTGCGCGAGGTGATGATCGAGGGGCCGTCGGGGCTGAAGGCGATGGGCGGGCCGCTGTTCCGCCCGCGCTGGGAGGCCTCGCGCCGGCGCCTGGTCTGGCCCAACGGCGCCACCGCCTACGCCTTCTCGGCCGAGGATCCCGACAGCCTGCGCGGGCCACAGTTCCACGCCGCCTGGGCCGACGAATTCTGCGCCTGGCCCAAGCCCGCTGAGACCCTGGCCATGCTGCGCTTCGGCCTGCGGCTGGGCGAGGATCCGCGCCTGGTCGTGACCTCGACGCCGCGCCCGCTGCGGGCGCTGAAGGCCCTGATGGCCGAGCCGGGGGTCCATGTCAGCCGCGCGGGCACGGTCGCCAACGCCGCCAACCTGGCCCCGGCCTTCCTGCGCACGCTGGAGAGCCTCTATGGCGGCACCCGCCTGGCCGCTCAGGAGCTGGACGGGGTGATCGTCGAGAGCGACGGCGGCCTGTTCCGCGCCGAGGACCTGGCGCGATGCCGGGCGGCCCGGCCCGCGCGGCTGGACCGCGTGGTGGTCGCCGTCGACCCGCCCGCCACGGCGACCGGCGACGCCTGCGGGATCGTGGTCGTTGGCCGCCGCGACGACCGCGCCTTCGTCCTGGCCGACGAGACCGCGCGCGGCCTTTCCCCCGCCGGCTGGGCCGCGAAGGCGGTCGCGGCCGCGCGGGCCTGGACCGCCGACGCCCTCGTGGCCGAGGCCAACCAGGGCGGCGACATGGTCCGCAGCGTCCTGGCCCAGGCCGACCCGCCGTGCCGGGTCAAGCTGGTGCGGGCCTCGGTGGGCAAGCGCGCTCGGGCCGAACCCGTGGCGGCTCTGTACGAACAAGGCCGCGTCCTCCACTGCGGCGCCTTCGTTGCACTGGAGGAGGAGCTGATGGCCCTGGGCTCCGGCGAACTGGAACACAGCCCCGACCGCGCCGACGCCCTGGTCTGGGCGGTGAGCGAGTTGATGCTGGGTGTCGGTCGAACACCGAGGCTGCGGGCTCTGTGA
- a CDS encoding HK97 family phage prohead protease, producing the protein MKDELKIEGYASLFWTRDLNDDVTAAGAFAASLAEGAPVVMLHQHDETEPVGVWDAVVEDAKGLFVRGRILRATPRGRLVAALVEAGALDGLSIGFRQVKARTEGRLRVLSRVELWEVSIVTFPMLPGARLSLAPAVSSG; encoded by the coding sequence ATGAAGGATGAGCTGAAGATCGAAGGCTACGCCTCCCTGTTCTGGACCCGCGACCTCAATGACGACGTCACCGCGGCCGGGGCCTTCGCCGCCAGCCTGGCTGAGGGCGCGCCGGTCGTCATGCTGCACCAGCACGACGAGACCGAGCCGGTCGGCGTCTGGGACGCGGTGGTCGAGGACGCCAAGGGCCTGTTCGTGCGCGGCCGCATTCTGCGCGCGACCCCGAGAGGAAGACTCGTCGCCGCCCTGGTCGAGGCCGGGGCCCTGGACGGCCTGTCGATCGGCTTCCGCCAGGTGAAGGCCCGCACGGAGGGCCGCCTGCGCGTGCTGTCCCGCGTCGAGCTGTGGGAGGTGTCGATCGTGACCTTCCCGATGCTGCCGGGCGCGCGCCTGAGTTTGGCGCCGGCGGTCAGTTCTGGATGA
- a CDS encoding DUF3168 domain-containing protein, translating into MSDKPLIDALVASLKAAPAVTVLAGQRVYATAPRLPTYPCIVVTRSEGRPAGEGDAIEHLLTLTCASRFGGPEEARALVAAVRAALHDARPVLSGRRLVNLRVPYADCFAGADRETTLGIVRVRAVTEAS; encoded by the coding sequence GTGAGCGACAAGCCCCTGATCGACGCCCTGGTCGCCAGCCTGAAGGCCGCGCCCGCCGTCACCGTCCTCGCCGGCCAGCGCGTCTACGCGACCGCGCCCCGCCTGCCGACCTATCCCTGCATCGTCGTCACCCGGTCGGAAGGCCGGCCAGCAGGGGAGGGCGACGCCATCGAGCACCTGCTGACCCTGACCTGCGCCAGCCGCTTCGGCGGACCTGAGGAGGCGCGCGCCCTGGTCGCGGCGGTGCGCGCGGCGCTGCACGACGCGCGGCCGGTCCTGAGCGGCCGGCGGCTGGTCAATCTGCGTGTGCCCTATGCCGACTGCTTCGCCGGCGCCGACCGCGAGACCACCCTGGGGATCGTCCGCGTGCGGGCGGTGACCGAAGCTTCCTGA
- a CDS encoding phage major tail protein, TP901-1 family encodes MAAQAGKDMLLKISDGAQAPTFHTVAGLRARTISLNAKTIDATDSDSTGRWRELLAGASVKSVAVSGSGIFRDAASDAQVRTSFFDQSARTWRLVVPDFGQLEGPFVVAALEYAGEHDGEAAFALSLASAGAVTFTAI; translated from the coding sequence ATGGCCGCCCAAGCCGGCAAGGACATGCTGCTGAAGATCAGCGACGGGGCCCAGGCCCCGACCTTCCACACCGTCGCGGGCCTGCGCGCCCGGACGATCAGCCTCAACGCCAAGACCATCGACGCCACCGACAGCGACAGCACGGGCCGCTGGCGCGAGTTGCTGGCCGGGGCCAGCGTCAAGTCGGTGGCCGTGTCGGGCTCGGGGATCTTCCGCGACGCGGCCTCGGACGCCCAGGTGCGGACCAGCTTCTTCGACCAGTCGGCCCGCACCTGGCGGCTGGTGGTCCCCGACTTCGGCCAGCTGGAGGGCCCGTTCGTCGTCGCGGCGCTGGAATACGCCGGCGAACACGACGGCGAGGCGGCGTTCGCGCTGAGCCTGGCCAGCGCAGGCGCCGTGACGTTCACGGCGATCTGA
- a CDS encoding oxygenase MpaB family protein translates to MKARFADAAKSLFEIPGGPRVDFTAPAGEAALAAADSVSWRVFKNPVALFVGGVTAVILELAEPRVRTGVWEHSSFRTDPLTRLKRTGLAAMVTVYGARSVAEAMIAGVGRQHARVAGTTPDGTAYRADAVELLDWVQATASFGFMGAYHALAQPLSRADRDRFYAEAAPAARLYGALGAPTSEADWEVQLAAMLPRLERSDIVLEFLGLMRAVKVAGPLSRLQHPLIRAAVGLVPAPVRDVLGLGREWLPRPLELPVIRAAARLADRTPIPGAPPWEASVRMGLPGNWLYRR, encoded by the coding sequence TTGAAAGCCCGTTTCGCCGACGCCGCCAAGTCCCTGTTCGAGATTCCGGGCGGTCCGCGCGTCGATTTTACCGCTCCGGCGGGCGAAGCGGCCCTGGCGGCGGCGGATTCGGTGTCGTGGCGGGTGTTCAAGAACCCGGTCGCCCTGTTCGTCGGCGGGGTCACGGCGGTGATCCTGGAACTGGCCGAGCCGCGCGTGCGCACCGGGGTGTGGGAGCACTCCAGCTTCCGCACCGACCCGTTGACGCGGCTCAAGCGCACCGGCCTGGCGGCCATGGTCACGGTCTATGGCGCGCGCTCGGTCGCCGAGGCCATGATCGCCGGGGTCGGCCGCCAGCACGCGCGGGTGGCCGGGACCACGCCCGACGGGACCGCCTACCGCGCCGACGCGGTCGAGCTCTTGGACTGGGTGCAGGCCACGGCCAGCTTCGGCTTCATGGGCGCCTATCACGCCTTGGCCCAGCCCCTGTCCCGCGCCGACCGCGATCGCTTTTACGCCGAGGCTGCCCCCGCCGCGCGCCTGTACGGCGCCCTGGGCGCGCCGACCTCGGAGGCCGACTGGGAAGTCCAGCTGGCCGCCATGCTGCCCCGGCTGGAGCGCTCGGACATCGTGCTGGAGTTCCTGGGGCTGATGCGGGCGGTGAAGGTCGCCGGACCGCTCAGTCGCCTGCAGCATCCGCTGATCCGGGCGGCGGTGGGGCTGGTCCCCGCGCCGGTGCGGGACGTGCTGGGCCTGGGCCGTGAATGGCTGCCGAGGCCCCTGGAACTGCCGGTCATCCGCGCCGCCGCCCGCCTAGCCGACCGGACGCCGATCCCCGGCGCGCCGCCCTGGGAGGCGAGCGTGCGGATGGGGCTGCCGGGGAACTGGTTGTACCGGCGGTGA
- a CDS encoding phage tail tape measure protein, which yields MSFEQDGLGTVPARAAEAAAALDALKAPAERAARSIDEAFARAGTSLARSLARAASDGQVSLAELARAVLGAAGAALKGGGLTEAISKSFAGARADGGPVLPGGAYLVGERGPELFRPHGAGTVEPVGTAGGVSVTVNVQGGDTPGLIRSDAQLAQALARAVSLGARRL from the coding sequence ATGAGTTTCGAACAGGACGGGCTGGGGACCGTCCCCGCCCGCGCCGCCGAGGCGGCCGCGGCGCTGGACGCCCTGAAGGCCCCGGCCGAGCGGGCCGCGCGGTCGATCGACGAGGCCTTCGCCCGCGCCGGGACGTCCCTGGCCCGGTCGCTGGCCCGCGCGGCTTCGGACGGCCAGGTGTCGCTGGCCGAACTGGCGCGCGCCGTGCTGGGCGCGGCCGGGGCGGCGCTGAAGGGCGGGGGCCTCACCGAGGCGATTTCGAAGAGCTTCGCGGGAGCCAGGGCCGACGGCGGCCCGGTGCTGCCGGGCGGGGCCTATCTGGTCGGCGAGCGCGGGCCGGAGTTGTTCCGCCCGCATGGCGCGGGAACGGTCGAACCGGTCGGAACGGCCGGCGGGGTGTCGGTGACGGTCAATGTCCAGGGCGGCGACACCCCCGGCCTGATCCGCTCCGACGCCCAGCTCGCCCAGGCCCTGGCGCGGGCGGTGTCCCTAGGGGCGCGGCGCCTCTAG